From the genome of Candidatus Defluviilinea proxima:
TAGACAACGTTACATGATTTACTCAAGTTCAACCGAGGGCAAATCGCGGCACGAGAAGATGGTGTCCCTTGTGGAGCGGATGCTGGAATTGCATAGTCGGTTAACCCCAGGTGACAGTCACCTTCAAGGTGACTGTCACCTAAAGAAATAGGAGCACCCCATGCCCTACGCCCGAAAAGACCTGCTCACCTGGCAAAAGGGAATGTATTACCACATCTACAACCGCGGTGCGCACCAGACGAGTATTTTCAGAGAGCCAAAGAACTACCTCTTTGTCATCGCAAAGATCAAAGAGTATAGCCAGGCAAATAACATCAGCATGATCGCATACTCCCTCATGCCCACCCACTATCACATGCTGGGCAGGCAGGATGGAGATGAACCCGCAGGCAACCTCCCGCAATTCGTCTTTAACAGTTACACCAAAGCCTACAACAAAATGTACGACCATAGTGGCACTCTTTTCGAAGGACGTTTCCGCGCAAAACCCATCCAGAATAGTTCCCATCTCCTGCACCTGTGTCGCTACATCCACGGCAATCCCGTCAAAGACGGGCTGGTCGTCGAACCGTCAGATTGGCAATGGTCGAATTACCTTGAATGGATCGGAGAACGCAACGGCTCACTCGTGGACCGTGAGTTTATCGAACGTCAATTTGGCAGTGCACAGGAATACAGGAAATTCGTTTTCCAATACCTGAAAACCCTCGACCTGCCCGACGATGTGCAAAAATTTCTGGATGAGCTAATGAAATAACAAAAAGGTGACAGTCACTTCCGCAAAGCGCCCTGCGGGTAAAAGTGACTGTCACCTTGCAAACAACTACCCTCCCCCGCCGTCCTTCGTGCTAACATCCCCGAAGGGGACGGCGGCAGGAAAACTACCAAGAAATGCTCTCGTCCATATATGGGGGGTACTTCTGCATACTCTCTGTAAGGGCAATACGTACGCAGTAAAAAGGCACTGTATAGGCACCCCCCGCCCGCCTGCTTTTCCCCCTCTCTCAATACCCCCATATCTGGGGGGTACTTTTTTTTAGGTGACAGTCACCTTCAAGGTGACTGTCACCTATGACCCACCTCCACTATCCAACTGGACAGTGAAAACTCCCCTCTTGGCAGGGGAGTTTTTCTTTGGCAGGAACTATCATGCAATAAGAAATAACAGTGGACACCTGACACCGCCACACAAACTGCAATTGTTACCCTCGCCATGAATTAAGGTGACCAACATCACTGCTTTTGAGATCGTTCATACGGTATAAAAATAAAGAGGAACCCACAATGACACAATTTCTGATCTCCATTTCCACCTGGCTTCACGCCATGGCAACAGTCGTATTCATTGGGCATTTCGTTTTGCTCGCAGGTATCTACATCCCTGCACTTTCAAAGAATGGACCTGCCCTCAGCGAAATTTCCAAGCGTAGCCGCCTGTGGATGTATGCATCATTGCTTGTCTTCGCGATTACGGGAACCCATCTTATGATGATCGACCCTGGTTATCTCGGCTTTATGGATTTCGGTAACTTCTGGGGGGGCGTGATGCTTGTGAAACACATCCTTGTCTTTGCGATGATCGGCATGGGATTTTGGTTTAACGCGATCCAGCGTGTTGGCCCCTTGATGAGTTCGAATTATCCTGAAAAGGCGATTGGCAATTTCAGAAAATATGTCAATGCGATGGCGGTCTGCGGCGTGTTGGTCTTGCTTCTCACTGCACTTGCCCAGGGACAATAGAAAGTATTTTTGTGAACGCGCTTCAACGGTCCAACCCTTTTCACGTCCGCTTCATGTGGATGGCCGTTATGTTTTGGAAAAAGGACACCAAATGAAATCAAATCCTATAGTCATTCGATTGGCGCTCATCATCATTCCGCTGGCATTGCTTGCCGCAGGCGCAGGAGTCTTTTGGCAGGGGACTGGCGAACCCTATCTCTTTCACACCTTGCGCGGAGAAGATGTCTTGATCCGAGGTCACGGATTGTATCGCTTTGATACGGTCAACTCTTCCTCGCAAGAAGTAGGGCAAGATATCGTCACACTTCTCATCGGAATACCACTTCTCGCCACGGGTATTCTCCTCACACGCAAGGGGACTTTGCGCGGGCAACTTTTGCTCACGGGTGTGCTTGGATATTTTCTCTACACCTACGCATCGATGTGTTTTCTCACGGCATTCAATCCGTTTTTTCTGATTTATGTCGCATTGTTTTCGCTAAGCCTCTTCAGTTTCATTCTTTCAATGAAAAGCCTAGATGTGGATGAGATCACGCGACATATTCAAGATGGATTTCCGCGCCGTGCCATC
Proteins encoded in this window:
- a CDS encoding transposase, which codes for MPYARKDLLTWQKGMYYHIYNRGAHQTSIFREPKNYLFVIAKIKEYSQANNISMIAYSLMPTHYHMLGRQDGDEPAGNLPQFVFNSYTKAYNKMYDHSGTLFEGRFRAKPIQNSSHLLHLCRYIHGNPVKDGLVVEPSDWQWSNYLEWIGERNGSLVDREFIERQFGSAQEYRKFVFQYLKTLDLPDDVQKFLDELMK